A single Triticum dicoccoides isolate Atlit2015 ecotype Zavitan chromosome 2A, WEW_v2.0, whole genome shotgun sequence DNA region contains:
- the LOC119359766 gene encoding uncharacterized protein LOC119359766 — protein sequence MALSRRLLLFLSLVAITAVTGTSEIIVTRCYPPPTPTVNGSTSAFRRDLLSLLDAVPSATARTGFASMRTGGAFARGLCFGDPAPDPCFRCLSDAGGKITDLCGHANRRAGFLTDGCFLGYSDANASSAGADDDDISGVTFSGDAVPRIDNVDVLKLVAVARSLVPRSANGQVAAADATATASNGYTVRMLAQCATDSAPAECARCLRDSSLQMAKSWRLTLTAGVDVQGSVAAVLGPNCYLRFEISAPPLPVREKIRRIVKDNLVLTVCIGFIVAGVIILLLVHVCRLVTRKLGNAAAAPAAEGKP from the exons ATGGCGCTCTCCCGccgccttctcctcttcctctccctcgtcGCCATCACGGCGGTCACCGGCACCTCCGAGATCATCGTGACCAGGTGCTACCCGCCGCCGACGCCCACTGTCAACGGCAGCACCAGCGCGTTCCGGCGCGATCTCCTCTCGCTGCTCGACGCCGTCCCCTCGGCCACCGCGCGGACGGGCTTCGCCTCCATGCGGACCGGCGGCGCGTTCGCCCGCGGCCTCTGCTTCGGCGACCCCGCGCCAGACCCGTGCTTCCGCTGCCTGTCTGACGCCGGCGGGAAGATCACCGACCTGTGCGGACACGCCAACCGGCGCGCGGGCTTCCTGACCGACGGCTGCTTCCTGGGCTACTCCGACGCCAACGCGTCCTCCGCCGGCGCGGACGACGACGACATCAGTGGCGTGACATTCTCCGGCGACGCCGTCCCACGCATCGACAACGTCGACGTGCTGAAGCTCGTTGCCGTGGCGCGGTCCCTGGTCCCGCggtccgcgaacggccaggtggccGCCGCCGACGCGACTGCCACGGCGAGCAACGGCTACACGGTGCGCATGCTGGCACAGTGCGCGACGGACAGCGCCCCGGCGGAGTGCGCCCGGTGCCTGCGGGATTCGTCGCTGCAGATGGCCAAGAGCTGGAGGCTCACGCTCACCGCCGGCGTCGACGTGCAAGGAAGCGTGGCCGCGGTTCTCGGCCCGAACTGCTACCTCCGCTTCGAGATATCGGCACCGCCGCTGCCCGTGAGAGAGAAGATTC GGAGGATCGTAAAGGATAACCTCGTCCTGACTGTGTGCATTGGCTTCATCGTCGCCGGGGTTATCATCCTGCTGCTAGTTCATGTCTGCCGCCTGGTGACGAGGAAGCTCGGGAATGCTGCAGCCGCACCAG CGGCAGAAGGGAAGCCATGA